Part of the Prunus dulcis chromosome 8, ALMONDv2, whole genome shotgun sequence genome is shown below.
CCAAGCTATGAagttttgatcattttatGTTTTAAGTGGAGACAATTCGTCCCATTCACCATGCCATTTTGAAGGTTCTCTATGTCTTTCAAGACTAGAAAGATGACCATTCACCATGCCACTTCCCAATTTATTAAAATGGTCTCGGATCTGAACCAAGTACATTATTGAAGCTCCCTGTCAGTCCATCTTCTGTTTATCAAATTTAGATATAGGGAAATTAATGGCTATCAAATCTTTCATATCTTTGTTAAGATGTTTGCATATGGATGACCACTCAACCATTGAGGTGGTTTGAGAAGGCAATAATATCCAATTTACCTCAATTCAAATCCTCTTCTGCAGCCGCTGTACTACTTTATTCTCCTAACTTGTTTCCTGCAGTTCTACCATTGAAGCCAACACTATTGTTAAATACCTTTGCTGTTGGACTTGTATCAAGACCTGAACggataatttttttctttctaataatTTACTTCCCTGTGGGTGTGGCATAAAAACAATACAAGTGCATTAGATTAACCAAAATTCTGTAAGGACTTAGATTGTGGGAAAGGGAATTTGTTTTTCGGATTAAAATTTAGCATGTTGTTGGTGCTTCTGTTTCTGCTGCTTTGACTATCAATACTTCTATATGTTTTGACACTTCTCACTTTTGTTATCTCGAGATCCTTTGCCATGGATAATACCAACTCAGTTTCTACACTGATAGATTGTACAACCTCTAAGATACAACAGCTTCAGAAAGCATTTGCTGAACTTGAGAGTCACCGGGCTGTAACCCTGAACTTGAAGTGGAAAGAACTTGAAGAACATTTTCATGGGCTTGAAAAATCCTTAAAGAGGCGTTTCCATGAGCTGGAAAGCCAAGAAAAGGAGTTCGAAAGCAGAACAGTGGAAGCCCAAAAACTGTTAGAAAAGCGGCAAGCAGCTGTTGTGGCCAAGGAACAAGCTTCACTGGAGACTCTTCAAGAGAAGCGAGATGCTGCTATATATGTTATTACTACTGCTCGAGAGAAGCAAAGGAAGGTATCAACTGAGGAGTCTTCTGTTGTCACTGATGATGGCCAGGGTGGGCCACCAAGTGTGGAAGAGAAACCACCGGATGTGATGGTTTCTGAAAGTAACTTTGAAGAAATGAAAAGTGCTGAAAATGGGAGTATAGAGGTGATGTCCTATCCCCAGTTAGTGAAACTATGTGAACAGATGGACTCAGAAGGGCTCCACaaatttatatcagataaccGCAAGAACCTTGCTTCCATAAGAGAGGAAATTCCACTTGCATTAAGAGCTGCAGCCAACCCTGCCCTATTTGTTTTGGAGTCTTTGGAAGACTTTTACCGCCTGGAAGGGCCCAATATGGACGGGAAGAAGGATTCAAATCTGTTGGGTGTCCGTCGTACTTGTATCATGTTGATGGAGTGTCTGAGCATATTGCTAACAAACCCAGATTTAGTCTCTGCTTCTGATGTAATTACGGAGGAGGTTAAGGATCTGGCAGAAGCAATTGCTGAAGAATGGAAGCCAAAGTTGGATGCTCTTGACATGGATGCTAGCAATGGGAACTCACTAGAGGCTCATGCTTTTTTGCAACTTCTTGCTACTTTTGGTATTGCCTCTGGTTTTGATGAGGAAGAATTATTCAGGCTAATACCAATGGTTTCACGTCGTCGCCAAACAGCTGACCTTTGCCGTTCTCTTGGATTGACTGAGAGAATGCCAGGTTcgtcttttatttttgaagaaataCATTTTAGGAAAAATTTGTCAAGCTTTTTAGTTTATTAAGGCACTGACCTTAAGATTTGATCATGTTTTCTAAAGTAAAGAAGTGctttatcatatttttttttgccttgtcTCTTACTGGTTTGCATATATTTTTGGCAagtttttgtttacaattcTAGAAGTTACTATTTTTTGTTCCTCTGCTATTTAGATAGTTTCCATTATAAGCACTGAAATAAGGATATAATTGCAAATATAGAATTACTGTGTTCTAACCAATATGATAAAGTGGGCAGTGGTCTTAGATGAGTCCTTTAGAGGAGGAAGACATTgagattttccttttcatcCTGGATGAATTACTCAGAAACCTATATACTATATCGTATATAGGCTGCTCTTGCATTGCATTAAATTCTTTGTGTAAAAGTCCAGCAATGTCAGACACTATTATCTTGGCATTAGCAGGATAGTTCTACTGATACTTAAAACTTAATGGGATGCTTGCACTCATGCACCAACATGGCGAACATAGTAGTTGaaaagattgatttcttcctTTCACGACCttctattttgtattttcttacagttgttgttgttattttggTATTTTACAGGTGTTATTGAAGTGTTGGTGAGTAGTGGACGACAAATTGATGCAGTTAACTTGGCTTTTGCATTTGAATTGACAGAGCAGTTCTCTCCTGTGCCTTTACTCAAGTCCTACTTGAAAGAGGCTAGAAAAGCTTCACTGGTCAAACCTGGAAATGCATCTCCCACAGCACAGGTGTGTTCATCACTCTCATCTTTTAGGGGTCTTGGTCATCTTTCTTGGATGCATCTCCCAACTTATTAATCTGAGATAGCACTCATTTTTGATGAGTTTTgccataaaaaaaagtatgtcTATCTAAATGCAAATTGGATATACATAACAAATACTTCATTATTTCAGAATGAAGTGAACGACCGAGAGCTGGCTGCCCTTAAGGCTGTGCTCAAGTCCATTGAAGAACATAAGCTTGAGGACCAGTATCCAGTGGATCCACTTCAGAAACGGGTTCTTCAGCTGGAAAAGGCCAAGGCAGACAAGAAGAGGGTGGCTGAAGCTGCAAAACCTCAACCCAAGAGACCTCGCGCTAACGGTGTTGGATATGGGCCCCGTGTCACTAATGTTGTTGCTGACAAGACTTTCTATCCTAGAGTTGCTGAAAATAGGTACCCGCAGTACATGTATGACAGACAGTTTGTTTACCCTGGACCTGCTGACAACCACTGCCCCTCCCTGCTGGGTTCTGCCACTTACAACATGTCTCCTGCTCATGGCAACTACTTTGCAACTGGCTACCAGTATCAGCCCGCATATCTTCACTAATTTGATGGCCAAAAGTCACTTATGATCCTCTCAGTTTAACGGTTAGTCTTTAACCCTCTGAGTTCGTTGATGTTCCAATGTATGAATGATATTAGTATCCAAaaaaagacccaaaaaaaaaaaaatttgtcttGTTAATTTGTTAGTTGGATGTACAAGAAGATATTTGATCCTCTAATATATgtactttgtttttcttttgtatatgTTTCTTGATCTCCATAATCCGTTGTATTCGATTTTGACTGCATGCAAACTTTCTGAAAACTTTGATGCAAAAGCTTTCTTTTAAAACCATGGGGATGCAAATTTTAAACAGACCCCAGCTCCTTCACGCGTTTGGGTTGATGGCTTTGCTGGATTTGGGAcccatttcaattcaattaacaCTCAAATCTTTTTTAACCGGAAAGTTCATCGGGTGATTGTGATCATGCCAATTCAGCTCAAACTCAAATATACAGttctatttttgttgttcCTTTCGCAATAATTGAGCATGCGAGGCGGTTATATGAGAAGATAATTGATCATGTGATTAGCATGCAAGGCGGTTATTTGAGAAGGAACGTTGTATACCTCTTCAATGCATGAATTTTCGGTCCAAGTACCAACAATTGATTGAAGAATAAAATGGCAAAGAAGCTCATTTTATTGAAAGAGATAAGGCAGGCGCAGGAGTACGCTTCAAAACACAGAAAAGTAGAGTGGCGTGCATGCTAATGTTATGCCAATTATTCAAAATCTTGCCACGTACACGTACAGattgaaataattaaaagcGTAGGTAGCACGCAAGTAGGTTACCTGAGAAGGACGTTGTATGCCCCTTAAATGCACGAAGTACCAACAATTCATTGACTAAGAACATGAAGGCAAAGTATGATTCAAAACACAAGTAAATATGGTCCGCAAATATGCTAACTATTCAAAATTCGCCACACACGAACTGAAATACACAATCGATGTGATAGCgtttcatttattttcattataaGCCCACTTTGGACCTTATTTACCGTAAAAAATTGCCACATCAATCGGTAAGTTGGTTTGTAGAAAGCAAAGAGGTATTTgatcataaaaattaaaataaataaataaaacgaagaagaaaagaaaagaggggTCTAaaaaagcccagcccattttAAAGCGACACACCGATGTCCAGCCCAATTGGTCCCGTATCTCGAACGACCATATCTCCAGCGTCGTTTAATCGTAACGAACTCTCCTCCAAAAtctcacatttttcaaaacaaaagctCCTTTCCCTCCCACAGTTTACGGTTATATTCATTCGAATTCCCGCCAAACACAGATGAGAATCGCCGAGTTATCGACGCCGGAGCTCCGGCAAGGCCACGCCGACTCGCAATCGCATTTTCAGTCGCATCAACATCTACTCTCCCAAATTGAGTCCTCCATCAAACAAACCGAGAATCTCTCCCCTGACAAGCTTCCGCCGGACACAATCTCCGCCGATCTCCGCCGATTCTCGACTCAGCTGAGTCAACTGGCTCCCTTCCCCAACTCACTCAAGCTCCTCATCTGGAAGCTCAGCTACCGCCTCTGGAACGCCTGCGTCGACCTCTCCAACGCCTCCTCTCTCCGGTCTCTGCCTCCCTCCAAAGCCGAAGACCACGCCAAGCTCCGCCACGTCGCCTCCGACCTCCTATTCCTTGCCAGCGACGTCTCAGGCGTTCCTTCCCCGGCGATCAAGTCCGCCTCCTTCTACCTCAAGACCGGCCTAATTTGGCACGATCTCCGAAGCTTCGACCTCGCTTCCTTATGCTTCGAGCGAGCCACCGATATCGTCTCGAAGATCGACATCGACAAACTCTCCGATGACGGAGAGAGAAAGCTTCTGCTGGACTTGAACATTGCGAGATCCAAAACCGCATGGGAGATTCGGGACCGAAATCTCGCGATTGCGTTGCTGAACCGGGCCAAGGGATTGATATTCGGGACACCGGACCACCACAAAGCACTCGCGAACCAGTACTTGGCGTTCGGAAAGACCGCGCTGGCCAAGAGCGAGGAGAGTCAGGATCTAAACGACGCGTTGAAGCTCATGAACGAGGCTCTGGATCTGTACGAAAAGGGATTGCGTGAGGCGAGAACACGCCAAGAGACCGTGGACCTCAAGGATCTGAGGTCGAAGACGCTCCGGTTCATCTCGGCCCTCCATTTGCAGAAGAACGAATTCGAGAGCGTGATCAAGTGCGTGAGGGTGTTGAGAGAGGAATGCGAAAGTGGGGACCACCATCCGAGCCTTTCGGTTCTGGCGATGAAGGCCTGGTTGGGGTTAGGGAAGTACGGCGAGGCCGAGAAAGAGCTCAGGGGCATGGTCGTAAATAAGGGGATTCCTGAGGGTGTTTGGGTGTCGGCTGTGGAGGCTTATTTTCAGGCAGCTGGGACGGCCGGAGCAGAGACGGCAAAGGGAGTGTTTTTGGGCCTGTTAGGGCGGTGCCACGTTAGTGCCAGCTCGGCGGTTAGGGTGGCCCACCGAGTGATAGGTGACGTCAGCGAGGGGTCAAGAGTTAGGGCCAAAGTGGTGGCGGAGCTCGTGTCAGACAATAGAGTCGTGGCACTCTTCAATGGTGAAGGGGCTGCCAAGCAGAGAACAGCAATGCATGCGGTGCTTTGGAATTGGTATGGTCAACTGTTCCAGTTCAATTGCTCCATCTTCCTTCCAAGTATGAACTTTCTATCGTTaaaatcttaaaataaaataaaattaattttacagTGGTGCAGAGCATTTCCGATCAAAAGATTATGAAACGAGTACAGAAATGTTTGAGAAAGCGATGCTTTATATCCCATTTGACATTGAAAGTAGAATTCTCAGAGCCAAGGGATTTAGAGTTTTGTGTCTCTGCCACCTGGGTCTGTCCAAGCTTGATCAAGCACACGAGTACATTAACGAGGCCGAAAAGGTTTGCTTAGAGCTACAAGATTGGAGTTTTGGTTCTTTGGGAACTTAATTTTTTCACTGATTAAATTATTGCCTTCTCTGTTTCTGCAGCTTGATCCTAACATAGCTTCAGCTTTCCTAAAGGTAACCCCATAGCTTTAGCTTGATCCTAACATATGTTACTATTGTATTACCGTATTCAGCTTGAGCCTAACACATCCTGTGTGCTTTTGCAGTTTAAGATTTATCTGCAGAAGAAAGACCAGAATGGTGCTATTGATCAGATTCAGGCAATGGCTACCTGCCTTGATTTCACCCCagactttctctctcttgcagCCCATGAAGCCGTTGCTTGCCGTGCtcttgctgttgctgttgccTCTCTATCCAATCTGCTGAACTTTTATGCTCCGGGAAAGTCCATGCCAGCTACTGAAGTTGTAGTTCTACGCACCTTGGTCACAATCCTTACTCAAGAACCTGGGAATGAGCTTGAAGCCCTCAAGTTTGTTAAGCGTGTTCATAACCGGGCATCTGAGCTCGGGTCTGATTGCTTTTTCGGAACAGGGGATGTCGGAAGACGAGAAAGGAATTGGTTTGCTGTGACTTCATGGAACTTGGGGACCAAAACTGGAAAGGAGAAAAATTATGAGTTGTGTGGCGAATTATTGAGACTGGCATCTGAATTTTATGGTCTTCTGGCTGATGGGCAAGCAGAAGAAAACATGGTCTGCAAATCATTGATACTGAGTGTATCTGCAATTATAGCTTCAGAGAATCAGAGAAAGACCACATTGTCTGAAAGTGAAGTGAAACAAGCTCTAGAGCTTCTAGATAGAGCAGGGAAGGTATGGATTAACTAATTGTATGCTTATTTCTTGCAGGCATTTGATCTCTTGATTTTTCCCAACTCATCATATGAATTAGCTGATATGATCTATGACTTGTAATAACTTGACCTTGAGGATTTGCTTTGTTCTTCTAATGGGATTTTGTATGGATGCAGATACTAAAGTCAATCTTACCTGGGACTCAACTTAATGGTGATCATCAACTCACCACCACTGAGCCTGATCTTTACTTCATCTACACCATTTGTGCCTATGATATCCATGGAAGGCTCAATGACTCAGGATCACAACTAAAACTTGTCCAGAAATTTACCAGTTCAAAGGCTTGCAACCCCAAGCACCTCCTTCAGATTGGCATCAGCGCTTCACAAGGCCCGCGAACCAATCATGAAGTAGCCACCTTTGCTCTAAACGAATGCCTTTCAgctttcctctcttcctcatCACCAGACTACCAAAATGTGGCTCTCGTCGTTCGAAGGCTCATTGGAGTAACGAGCATTCACAAGGGGGATACAGATGATGAGGCTGTTTACGGAATGTACAAGCAAGCTTACAGAGTTATGGTGGGACTAAAGGACGGCGAGTATCCAACCGAAGAGGGAAAATGGCTGGCGATGACAGCATGGAACAGAGCATCACTGGCTGTGAGGCTTGGGCAGATTGATGTGGCCAGGAAATGGATGGATGTGGGTTTGCAACTTGCTAAGCATGTTCCTGGAATGGAGACTTACAGGGCATGCATGGAGGATTTTATTAATGACTTTGAAAAGAGATTTTGTGCCCAAATGAtggtgaaagaaaaatagactCCGCTAGGAGTATAATATAATGCGTGCAGCTTGTATAGAAGATGGTAGACATTATTGTAAAGAAAATTATGGGTGCATACAAACCTAAgactaaagaaaaattatggGTAAAGAAAATTATGTCCCTGCAGCTAATCACAATTAGACAAGCCTAAGACTAATCACGATTCGAGTATCCGATTATCATTCATGTTGTTAAcctaatttgttaattttgtattAGACTCATATTGTATCTATAATTACTACCTCTACTCTACATATGAAGCTCTAACTATTTTGATGTCTGTTACAAATCGTCATTTTTTGCTATTTCGTAGAGGATCTATAAAAGGTTTGTAGCTCAAGTAGTTGCACTcgatttcctattttttaatattatttgtattaaaataaataaataaataaagcaccGGTCCAAAAGTACATAATGGGGATGGACTTTTGGGTCATGGGCCGGTTTTAGTAACTACCCAAAATCGACCGTCCAATGATCATCCTTTCCCTTCTTGGCCTTATcccctctcttcctctctggTATTGTCTCCGATGGAGTCTCTTTCCATGATCCTCTCCTGCTCTCCACCACTGCAAAACCACCTCAAAACTCAGAAACCAGTCACCTCAGGGCCAATCTCTCTTCCCCAAAACTCCACTTCTATCTCCATTGTTGCTTCTCAACCATTCAATTCTTCTCAACTTCACTTTCCCTCCACCAAAAACAACCTTCAGTCTCAATCCTCAAAATCTGTCCAAAACCCATCTTTGATTCTCAAAACCTCTCCTTTTTCACAAGGCTTAACAAGAAACCagctttattttcttctcacCGAGCTCATTACAACTACTGCATTCACTCTTCCTGGTTTTGCTTCTGAAGCTGCACTCTCCTCGACTGAGCAAGTTTCTGACAGAATAAACTTGGAAGCAATCTTAGTCTCCATTGATGACTTTTTCAATCGaaaccctttttttgttgctgGCTGTACATTCGTTTGGCTGGTTGTTATACCTCTGGTTCAAGAGtatttgagaaaatataagtTTGTTCTCGTCATTGATGCATTTCGGAAACTCCGAGACGACCCAAATGTTCAGCTTTTGGATATTAGGGATGAGAAGAGTTTGAAGTATCTGAAGTCTCCAAATTTGAAGATTCTGAATAAGGCTACGGTGCAGGTTCCGTTTTCtgaggatgatgaagatggGTTTGTGAAAAAGGTTTTGGAGAGGTTTGGGAACCCAGCAGACACTGCCCTCTGTGTTCTGGGCAAGTAAGTGTAAAACTCTTGCTATAGCTTTGTGTTTTTACTTGGATTTCtgaattttaaatacaaagCTGAAGTTCATGTTGTTCAAAGATAGAAACCATTGCTGAAGTTGACCACCAAGTTAACTCTGGATTGATTGTTTATGTTTGTtccaaatatttgttttctatCTTGGATTAAATGTTTCTGTGCTCTCAGTATCAGCTTATCTTGTTGTAAGGTAGTTTTGATGGAATTTCCATCAAAGTGGCTGAGTTACTGTTCAAGAATGGTTTCAAAGAGGCTTATGCAATCAAGGGTGGGGTTGGAGGCACAAAAGGGTGGTTGGTAagcttcttttcatttcttctaCTTGCTACATTTTTCGTGTTATCTATGATTAATTTAACTCTAGTTTCTGTCCAAAGAGTTCCATCGAGATCAACCGTGGTGTGTTGATGCTTGTCCACATTCCTGTACTTGGTTGATTGATTAAGTCCTCATAAAACATTGGTTGGATGTGTAAGATCAGGATTGAGCCATCCCATCACGTAGTAGAGAACTCTATAATCCTCTATTGAGGAACCTTCCCTCTTATCAGTATATGTGTACCAGCACCATACCAAACTCTGTCGACTTCTGTTGTACTAGTAACTgcctaatttaattaaaatttccGTGTTGCCTAGTGAAATGATTTTCTGCATAAGTTTGAAATTTCTTCTAGGCTGTTTTAAAGACCATTCAACAATTGCATAGAAAAATTCTGAAGTTACGGTTTTAACTCAAGGAGTTGTATTTTGGCCATTTTTGGTTATGTTAGATATTGTGTTTACTCTACTTTTTTCCTCCTCAGGAATCACAAGAAACTCTTTTGCCACCATCTATGCATATCTACCCCAAGAAGAAGGTTGAAACTTCACAAAAAACTGGGATGAATGGAGGAGTTGTTCGGGGCAATGAAGACAGCAATGGTGCTGCCTCTGCTGGAAGTTTTTCCATAGGAGAAAGTCAAAGGACGGACAATGGACGCACGGCCAAGTCTACAGACTCCGTGTCACATGTGAAAAATGGTTTTAGATCATCCTCTCCCTACCCAAATGTATGTTCACCTTCTCTTTTATGACTAGTTACAAGAAAACTACTGATCCTTAATTATTTATGCCATATTGGTGGGTGGATTTGCACATTCAGATGCAGCTTAAAATTCCTTTTCTAATAGGATTCCTTGATGATAGCTTTTCCAAATCACATTCTACATGCACATTTGTCTGTTTGTATGTATATTAgcttttgtgtgttttgaatGCAGTACCCAGATTTGAAGCCACCATCTTCCCCAACTCCATCGAAGCCCTGAAATCGATAACATGAAGCCGCGTCTCCTGTTGGGTgaagcaaatttttttaacaagtTTTGCCAATCATTAGTTCTATATCTATCAGATAAGGAGAGGGTATTGAGAAATAAGTTCTGTTGTATCCCTTAGTTGCCAGTAAATTGTTAGTTCTGATTTTCCATATCAGctgtatatttgattttgtcatTAATGTAACCTGTGTACTAAAATTGTGATTATTCAAGTGGAATTGCGTtcagaaacaaaaaccattccaaaattttcaagtgcATCCATCTCATGGTATTCAATGTGAGCCTTAACACATGAACGACAAGTAGCATACTTTGTAAGTAAACGACACCTCCCAACTCCCTTGTAAACAGACGACATGTCTTTAATTCCCCCTAAGCAGCAAGACGACATGTCGTATGTATCATATTGAGGACGGATTTGAGCAAAATTCCAGACCCGATCGAATTGTTTAAGAACCGTGACCCAAAACCACAAAATACCCATCAAACCAGCATTCACAATTGCAATCGAAATCGAAAGGAACCCACTTTTGGCTACAAAATTTTAATCATTCAAGCGATTTATGGATGCTCTGTCGTGGGATGGAACCCTCACGTCACGTGACTTTCTTGTTTCTGCACGTGCTTTTgccgagaaatggaaggaatTCAACTCTGCCTTCCCTCCATGGACGTGGGTTCCTTGTCCTCCTAAAAAACCACCTTGCCATCTCTCTCAGTTGTTGCAGCAGGGCTACTTGTCACTGGAGAAGATATGCCTTCCTGGGTCAAGCAAGAAAGGACACGTGGCTTCTCAAGTAATGAAGGCTTAATGAGCTTCTTACGTTAGCATTTAGCAGAGTTTAATGATGTTTTGAGCTCTCATAATTTGTTAATGTTCTTTTGCAGGAAGATGTTAATGAAATAAGTCTTACTGAGGGAGAAGAGGAGTTTGAACCTGTTGATAATGCCACACTGGTAATGTATTGTgattgctttcttttcttgttaaaACACTGTTTTTCGTTTAAATTTGCACCTCGTTGTGAATCTTgcatttttatcatttttctttttcctatttgCAAGGTTGAGACCAACAACAGTCTACAAGTATGTTACTATGATTTCCATATTGTGTACAGCGATTCGTATCGAGTTCCGGTACTGTATTTTCGCGGTTACTACATCGGTATGTTAATCTGTTTTTAGGaacttaaaactaaatttaaTGAATCACTTATGAACACCGAGTTAATTCTAATTTTTGTGAATGATATAGATGGTCAGCCTTTGGCATtggatgaaattgaaaaagaccTACCTGAATGCTCAGCAAAGGTGTTACTGGAGTCAAAATGGACATTTATAACTCAGGAGGTACATTTTCCCAATATTCATTGCAAccatttctttctcttaatCTCTGGATGCattctttctatttttgggAGCTgccaatatttaattaaatatcttAATGTTGTATGCATAGGAGCATCCTTACCTGAACAGACCATGGTACAAGTTGCATCCATGTGGTACCAGTGAGTGGATGAAGCTGCTTTTCCTCAGCGATGATTCTCGGGCTAAAAATGGAGTAGCAGTTGAACAATATTTGGTGTCTTGGCTTTCAGTTGTTGGTCAAGTGGTTGGTATTAGAATCCCTTTTGAAATGCTGAACAATCCTAAAAGTTGTAATTGAACATCTGTTCTATGAACAAGAGTTGAAAATGTTCATGCAAAACTTGGAAAACTGGAAAAATTCAGGATCAAATTATGTACTTGTTCATCCTTACAATTACAGAAAAGCCTTTTCAAATAAGCTAATTCATGAATTTCAAGTAACATCTAGACCCCAGGCTGTAACTCAACGCTATAACTCAATTTAATTGTCATTGGTATGCCGCCCCATCTTCCATTTCATGGTACTCTTCAATGGCAGGTTTGTATTCAGGGTAATTGAACAGATTCCGTCGTATTTAGCATTTTAAGTTCATCCTCACTTTTCTTAGCTGTCCGAGTAAAGTGAACAAGAAACTCTGTATTTCCCTCAGCACCCTTAAGAGGAGACTCAATCCATCCTTTGCTGGTAAATCCGAAATTCTCTACACCCTTGATAATCCTCTCAAGAACCTATACAGTAAAACTTAATCAATATCAGGCTAATTTCATTGATTCGCCAGAAAATTGTGGATAAAGCATTTATTCCACTTTCTGTTAACAGTTGTGGAAAAAGAACCTTAACAGTTGTTATCAATTAGGGCTACATAACAGTTGTTATGGAAAAAGAATCTTAACAAaaggatgaaaaataaaatcttattctCTTTTTGATATTAGGCTGAAAGAAACCAAATATAAACAAGGAAGAAATACATACTTCTTGATGGACTAATGGATCTCGCACAATCCCACCACTTCCTACCTGCAAAGGAAATGAAATTCTGAATTTAAAACAAATGCTTATTTAATGTTTTCTGGATAATATTGATCCTTCTCTTATCACTGTGCAGTTGAAATGATAAGGTTTTAAATTTTCCATCCCTCAAAAACTATTGATGGCTAACATGCATCTTatacagaaaacaaaacaaaatatgtgcAAACTATATAGAAATTGTTCCATGCATCGAGCATTATAAACGGTAAGGAAAGTTTATGCATGTAGAGTTTGTAGACCTATAAAATTCTTTATGCTTTATGCAAGGCTTAGTATGAAGGAAAAAGTTTGTTTGATCAAAGCTAGTTTCTCATACAGAATGGCGAACGCATATGCCAAGGAAATAGTCATTATTCTGGGACATCCAGAAGTAATGCATAATGCTTGCATAATTACCCTGTTCATAAGGgttttctttaaatataaaatagcAGTTAAATTGGCATTGATGTTGTAGCCCAGATAAGAAAGGTATCTCCTCCCCTATATTGATATATCTTCTATACTTTCTAATTTctagtaaaaaaataaaggttgatAGAAGACAACTTTCTTACTTGTGATCTGCGAGCTTCAAATTGAGGTTTGACCAGGGTGACTAATGACGACTCTTCCTTCATTACCTTGATTACAGCAGGCATGACCTgcttccaaataaaaaaagtcgTAACCCAAGTGTAAAACCCAggaaattcataaataaaaaaagaacttttgttttccttgggGGATAGCACATAGAGAACACTTAAGAGTAAGATGAACAGTAAATCCTCGGGATGGCCCccaacagaaaataaaacaaagattgAAATTGCCCAAAGAACCAGACACATGGCAATGGTGACTTTACTAATGTTTGAAAGCTTACCAATAGAATAGAGATGAACGAGAGGTCCAAAGTCACCAAATCAACTCTTTGAGGGAGTCCAGGAAGGTGTCTTAAATTTGTTCGTTCTATCACACTAACACGTTCATCCGTTCGAATTTTTTCTGCCACCTAATGAAGCCAGCATACATAAGTAATCAAGAAACACCAATGACAAAACTGGAGAGTAGAAGAATATCAGAGAGAAGTATGGCACAGGCCATTGTAATGCCATTTGATCTGTATTTCTATATTCGGGAAAAGTAGTAAAAAAAATG
Proteins encoded:
- the LOC117612273 gene encoding ubiquitin-like-conjugating enzyme ATG10, whose translation is MDALSWDGTLTSRDFLVSARAFAEKWKEFNSAFPPWTWVPCPPKKPPCHLSQLLQQGYLSLEKICLPGSSKKGHVASQEDVNEISLTEGEEEFEPVDNATLVETNNSLQVCYYDFHIVYSDSYRVPVLYFRGYYIDGQPLALDEIEKDLPECSAKVLLESKWTFITQEEHPYLNRPWYKLHPCGTSEWMKLLFLSDDSRAKNGVAVEQYLVSWLSVVGQVVGIRIPFEMLNNPKSCN
- the LOC117612272 gene encoding 16S/23S rRNA (cytidine-2'-O)-methyltransferase TlyA isoform X2, which codes for MALQLLKFPNHIIISRRFCRTSSFFLLSQSNSHHKLPARWVGVPIHRSFAAEVQPAKKKRRLDEVCLERYQQYSRTFIQSWIIQGHKLEAAIEQLRIDVSGKIALDSGLSTGGFTDCLLQYGASFVYGVDVGYGQVAEKIRTDERVSVIERTNLRHLPGLPQRVDLVTLDLSFISILLVMPAVIKVMKEESSLVTLVKPQFEARRSQVGSGGIVRDPLVHQEVLERIIKGVENFGFTSKGWIESPLKGAEGNTEFLVHFTRTAKKSEDELKMLNTTESVQLP